The Patescibacteria group bacterium genomic interval TGTTTTTTTCAGGGCTGAATTTTTTCTTCAGCAAAGAACCTTCGCCTGAAAATGTGCTATTAGGCATTAAAGGCTTTCATAAGAAGGCCAATCTATTGCATCTGGTTAGAAACTTGCCGCGCCTGATCCCCAACATACTGCGCGAGATAGCCTATTCGCTGGTTGTTCTGGCGACTCTGGCGAAAAAAATCATCGTTTTGTCGTTTCTTTACATCCACACCAGAAACCGGGTCCTGTGTCTGGTAGACTCCGCCATTGGCGCCACCGCCGGCTTTGTCCTGGGCAGTCCCGCTATCGGCGCCATGGCCGGCTTGGCGATTTATGAGTTCAATCGCCAGATTGTCGCTCACCGCTGGCTCAGATTGGAAATCCGGTAACGCCTTGCTCTTTTTCTCCTCCTCGAAATGTTCGGGGAGTTTTTTGTTCAAAAAGTAACCCTCTTGACAAACTCAATAACTGGCGCTATAATAAGCCAACAAGTTAACTGGAAATTTAAAACCGAAACGACAAGGAGAGAAACAATGGCGGACGAGGCAAATGAAGAAAAAGAACCTTATGTTCCGTCGTGGAATCATTTCGGCTTCCGATTCTGCGTCAACCCAAATTTTATGCCCAGAGACTACCGAGTGTATTGCGAAAGAATCGCCAGAATCTTGACCGCCGACGGCCAACTATTTGAGAACTTAACGGAAGGAAAATTCCAAATCGGGACCGGCAACGATTATTGGATTAGACGGGGCAAACTGTATAACGAGCTGGTCGTCAGTTGCCGCTATCCCGATCAGAAAAAAATGGAAATCCTTCTGAAGGCGATTCTTCTTTTGTTGAATCTTGAGCCATACAACCAGATTGAAATCTGACAAAGGATACCACCGGCACACTCCCCGATTTTTAATCGGGGGTTTTATTTTTCAAAAAAATCAGGGAGTTGCGGGAAAAGCGATCTTTCTGCTAAAATAACAAATATATCATGGCCATGGCTGACTTGACTATCAATTAATGAATAATAAAACGAATCCGCATAACAATTAACTATGCCAAAACAAAAAACCGCTAAAATCGTGCTGGGACTGATTGGAGAAATCGCCGCCGGCAAAGACACCGTAGCCGACTACTTGAAAAAAAATTACCATTCCCAAACAGTCAGCTTTTCCCAGCCATTGCGCGATATTCTGAATCGGCTATACCTGCCGATAAATCGAAAAAACATGGACGACTTGGGCATAAGCTTACGACAAGCCTTCGGCCAGGATCTGCTTTCGCGCGTTATTTACGCTGAGGTCAAACAAACTAAATCAAAATTGGTGGTTCTGCCCAATATCCGCCTGGAATCAGATATGGTTTATCTCAAAACCCTGCCGGAATTCTATTTGGTCAGCGTTGACTGCGATACCAAAACCCGCTTCGCCCGTTTAAAAAAACGCCGGCAGAACGCCGACGACAGAACCAAAACCTGGCGGCAATTCCTTAGCGACTCGCGGGTTCCGCTTCAACAGCAAATCAGGCGAATCGCCAAACGGGCAAAATTCCAGCTTGACAACAACGGCACCAAGCAAGAACTATTCCGACAGATTGAACAGCTGATGAAAGACATCAAAAAATAAGGAGCATCATC includes:
- a CDS encoding AAA family ATPase, coding for MPKQKTAKIVLGLIGEIAAGKDTVADYLKKNYHSQTVSFSQPLRDILNRLYLPINRKNMDDLGISLRQAFGQDLLSRVIYAEVKQTKSKLVVLPNIRLESDMVYLKTLPEFYLVSVDCDTKTRFARLKKRRQNADDRTKTWRQFLSDSRVPLQQQIRRIAKRAKFQLDNNGTKQELFRQIEQLMKDIKK